The sequence GATGTGCCGATCGATCTCGAAACTCAGCCGTGGCGTTTTTTTCAGGCGAATGCGCTCTCCGATCCGCCCCTGGAGAAACCCCGTCGCCCGCTCGAGCCCCTCCAGCCCCTCCTGCACCTCTTTCTCATCGCCGTGGTCCTTGCCATAGCGGCTGAAATAGACTCGCGCGTTGTGCAAGTCCGGCGAAACCTCCACCCGGGTGATGACAATGTTCTCCACGCGCGGATCCTTCACCTCCCGCAGGAGCAGATCCGCCAACTCATTCCGAATCAAATCGGCCACACGTGCCGAACGGGGATAGGCCACTTTTTCTTCGCGCCTCGCTTTTCAAAAAACCTCGATCTGGAAATCCACGATGATCGCCATCCCCA comes from bacterium and encodes:
- the rbfA gene encoding 30S ribosome-binding factor RbfA, with amino-acid sequence MAYPRSARVADLIRNELADLLLREVKDPRVENIVITRVEVSPDLHNARVYFSRYGKDHGDEKEVQEGLEGLERATGFLQGRIGERIRLKKTPRLSFEIDRHIAYSDEIDRLLHSIQEKETGEGRG